Proteins from a genomic interval of bacterium:
- a CDS encoding VCBS repeat-containing protein yields MRACLHVAVCLLTWAALLRPADLQRISFNHPGLTVDLGVGLWAWPLPMDWDEDGDLDLIVSYNDTPNRAIYFFENPSGCVKLPVFKPPVKVGVSYNNIQISYVDGQPRVLIPEQELIDFKANQFGQAKQIYSGKAIHATRGRIRSNQWKYCDYDGDGKMDLIVGVDDWSEYGWDEGYDDAGRWKMGPGRGFVYWLRNLGSDAHPRYADAQKIEADGKAVEVYAMPSPNFADFDSDGDLDLICGEFMDRLTYFENIGARTEPNFTTARFLRTQNRILALDGCMIVPVAIDWDQDGDVDLVVGAEDGSVALVENSGRIVDGLPEFLSPQPFQQQAQDLRWVVLVTPFSYDWDDDGDEDLICGNASGYIGFIENLDGGDPPRWARPQYLRADGEVIRILAGHNGSIQGPCEAKWGYTTLSVADWDNDGLPDILVNSIWGQVHWYRNIGSRSQPRLACAQPVLVDWEGTTPKPEWVWWKPKDRELVSQWRTTPLAVDFNRDGLQDLVMLDHEGYLAFFERTKDADGLLHLLPGKRLFTTDGPTVFDSSQKPQPQNDAYLRLNGLNNGKSGRRKIGMTDWNGDGRLDLLVNSVNITLMENRGQRDGLTLFHDFGPLAEMKLAGHSTSPAVVDWNKDGIKDLLIGAEDGRFYYLRNPRGRQ; encoded by the coding sequence ATGAGAGCATGCTTGCACGTTGCTGTCTGTCTTTTAACCTGGGCCGCCCTGCTCAGGCCTGCGGATCTGCAGCGTATCTCTTTCAATCATCCGGGCCTGACAGTGGATCTCGGCGTTGGACTGTGGGCCTGGCCGCTGCCCATGGATTGGGATGAGGACGGCGACCTCGATCTGATCGTGAGCTACAACGATACGCCCAACCGGGCCATTTATTTTTTTGAAAATCCTTCAGGCTGCGTCAAGCTTCCGGTGTTCAAGCCGCCGGTCAAGGTGGGCGTTTCGTACAACAACATTCAAATTTCCTACGTCGACGGCCAACCGCGTGTGCTGATTCCAGAACAGGAGCTGATTGATTTTAAAGCAAATCAGTTCGGCCAAGCCAAACAGATTTATTCCGGAAAAGCGATTCATGCCACCCGTGGCCGCATTCGCAGCAATCAGTGGAAGTACTGCGATTACGATGGCGACGGCAAGATGGACCTGATTGTCGGTGTTGACGACTGGAGCGAATACGGTTGGGACGAGGGCTATGATGACGCCGGCCGATGGAAGATGGGACCGGGCCGTGGTTTTGTCTACTGGCTGCGGAACTTGGGGAGCGACGCTCATCCCCGCTATGCGGATGCGCAGAAAATCGAAGCGGATGGTAAAGCGGTTGAGGTATACGCCATGCCCTCGCCCAATTTCGCTGATTTCGATTCAGACGGCGATCTGGATTTGATCTGCGGTGAATTCATGGATCGTCTGACCTATTTCGAAAACATCGGCGCCCGGACCGAACCCAACTTCACAACAGCGAGATTTCTACGCACGCAGAATCGGATCCTGGCGCTGGATGGCTGTATGATCGTTCCTGTGGCCATCGATTGGGATCAGGACGGTGATGTCGATCTGGTGGTCGGCGCTGAAGACGGCAGCGTGGCTCTGGTGGAGAACAGCGGCCGGATCGTGGACGGCCTGCCGGAATTTCTCTCGCCGCAGCCGTTTCAGCAGCAGGCCCAGGATCTACGCTGGGTCGTTCTGGTCACTCCCTTCAGTTATGATTGGGATGACGACGGCGACGAGGATCTGATCTGCGGCAACGCCTCCGGCTATATCGGTTTCATCGAGAACCTCGATGGCGGCGATCCTCCGCGCTGGGCGCGGCCGCAGTATCTGCGGGCGGACGGCGAGGTCATCCGCATCCTGGCCGGTCATAACGGCTCCATCCAGGGGCCATGTGAAGCGAAATGGGGTTACACCACCCTGAGCGTGGCTGATTGGGACAACGATGGATTGCCGGATATTCTGGTCAATTCCATTTGGGGCCAGGTCCACTGGTATCGCAACATCGGCTCCCGTTCACAGCCACGGTTGGCGTGCGCTCAGCCGGTTCTGGTCGACTGGGAAGGTACGACGCCGAAACCGGAATGGGTGTGGTGGAAGCCCAAAGACCGGGAGTTGGTCAGCCAATGGCGGACCACGCCGCTGGCCGTGGATTTTAATCGCGACGGTCTGCAGGATCTGGTGATGTTGGATCACGAGGGTTATTTGGCTTTTTTTGAGCGAACCAAAGACGCTGACGGGCTGCTGCACCTTTTACCGGGTAAACGCCTCTTTACCACCGATGGCCCGACGGTTTTCGATTCTTCGCAAAAACCACAGCCACAGAATGATGCCTATCTGCGGCTCAACGGCCTGAACAACGGTAAAAGCGGTCGACGGAAAATCGGCATGACGGATTGGAATGGGGACGGTCGTCTGGACCTGCTGGTCAACAGTGTGAACATAACGCTGATGGAAAACCGCGGCCAGCGGGACGGGCTTACGCTGTTTCATGACTTCGGGCCGCTGGCTGAAATGAAACTGGCCGGACACAGCACCAGCCCGGCTGTCGTGGACTGGAATAAAGACGGCATCAAAGATTTACTCATCGGCGCGGAGGACGGCCGGTTCTATTACCTGCGCAATCCGCGGGGCCGGCAATAA
- a CDS encoding FAD-dependent oxidoreductase codes for MKRRRFLQSALAASFAFAPWADAAERLQTGRCTKWSRRIPLRYQADVAVIGGGIAGVTAACSAARSGASVILVERFAVTGGNLTSGGVASFCGETAGQGMVFDEMITDLEKFAAIAPYRPYPDLEARVFDHSIFAVLLQEMLLRHRVKLLLHTQFVDAINQKGRIADCIVCGPSGPEGLHAEQYIDCSGEAALVHAAGFATMKGRPEDGLQLPMSMMFFVRHVAPALAAPQAPEGWFDAIRIKDELPMTSLWPNGPGSNALKIKIPGFDASDTESMTAAEIQGRRRMMQVLDYYQRIEKKPWRLEYCSPRIGIREGRRAVGDYVLTVDDLRAGRKFADAIAAGVFYLDGHKPDDDKRTYILPPDQLAVPPYQIPFRCLLVQRAKNVLTAGRCFSAQQLALSSARVSTTCAMMRQAAGIAAGLAVEKRCDPRDLNPVEIRTIVERRGAVLT; via the coding sequence ATGAAAAGACGCCGATTTCTCCAATCAGCGCTCGCCGCATCTTTCGCTTTTGCCCCCTGGGCCGATGCGGCCGAGCGGCTGCAGACCGGCCGTTGCACAAAATGGTCGAGACGCATTCCATTGCGCTATCAGGCGGATGTGGCGGTGATCGGCGGCGGAATCGCCGGTGTGACCGCTGCCTGCAGCGCCGCGCGATCGGGCGCTTCGGTGATCCTGGTGGAGCGGTTTGCCGTGACCGGCGGCAATTTGACCAGTGGCGGGGTGGCGTCGTTTTGCGGCGAGACTGCCGGACAGGGCATGGTCTTTGATGAGATGATCACGGATCTGGAGAAATTCGCCGCCATCGCGCCCTATCGACCCTATCCGGATCTGGAAGCGCGCGTATTCGATCATTCGATTTTCGCCGTTCTGTTGCAGGAGATGCTGCTGCGCCACAGGGTGAAACTGCTGCTGCACACCCAATTCGTCGATGCCATCAACCAGAAAGGCCGGATCGCTGATTGTATTGTGTGTGGACCCTCCGGCCCGGAAGGACTGCACGCCGAGCAGTATATCGACTGCAGCGGCGAAGCTGCGTTGGTGCACGCTGCCGGTTTTGCAACCATGAAAGGCCGGCCTGAAGATGGGCTGCAACTGCCCATGTCGATGATGTTTTTTGTCCGCCATGTGGCGCCGGCGCTCGCTGCCCCGCAAGCGCCGGAGGGATGGTTTGATGCCATTCGCATAAAGGACGAGCTGCCCATGACCAGCCTGTGGCCCAATGGACCGGGCAGCAATGCGCTCAAGATAAAAATTCCCGGATTCGATGCTTCCGACACCGAGAGCATGACCGCAGCGGAGATTCAAGGCCGGCGACGTATGATGCAGGTGCTGGATTATTATCAACGGATCGAGAAAAAACCCTGGCGGCTGGAGTACTGCTCGCCGCGCATCGGCATCCGCGAAGGACGAAGAGCCGTGGGCGACTATGTACTTACCGTCGACGATCTGCGGGCAGGAAGAAAATTCGCCGACGCGATCGCGGCCGGCGTGTTTTATTTGGATGGTCATAAACCGGACGATGACAAGCGAACCTACATTCTACCTCCTGATCAGCTCGCCGTGCCGCCGTATCAGATACCATTCCGCTGTCTACTGGTGCAGCGGGCGAAAAACGTGCTGACCGCCGGCCGCTGTTTCTCCGCCCAGCAACTGGCGCTGTCCTCCGCGCGCGTCTCCACCACCTGCGCCATGATGCGACAAGCCGCCGGCATTGCCGCCGGCTTAGCGGTAGAAAAGCGATGCGATCCACGCGATCTGAATCCTGTGGAAATACGAACGATCGTCGAACGACGAGGCGCGGTTCTGACCTAA
- a CDS encoding glycoside hydrolase family 92 protein produces ELEIISDRVLAVQEPRGGGSAFLYLEFSKPFFHRGTWNENGIDSIALRQVGDHIGAFASYRTASHEQILVRIGFSDQDRDQAALWLKQEIPEWNFAAVREAARRAWDGSLQIVNVQGGTEEERIKFFTALYRVNGGEGLWRAMGLDEGEHRKRAIAYAGRSEEQVVPSRHTIRAMFMHQNIGFIASAYLRGLRGFDVERAYANMKMEFMQSTKIPWRVGPPTELDDFYLNHGFFPARPAGQAEWVSQVDPFEKRQCVTVTLQAAYESWCLAQMARELGKEKDWTYFSEHARDYQKVYRSELGFMAPRTADGRWVEPFDPKWSGGLGGREYFAENNSWSYTWYVPHDVQGLIDLMGGRERFVERLDAVFVEQYDQPDGKFRFLAQFPDETGLIGQYSHGNEFTRHIPYLYNYAGAPWKTQRRVRQIMDIWYGAGPLGLCGDEDSGLLSVWYVFAALGMSPANLVCPNYPVWLISSPIFERTVLALSDGGSFTILAKNSSAQNKYIQSARLNGAPWDKPWFEHSHLRQGGSLELMMGAKPNRQWGSAPEAAPPSFSSLERSK; encoded by the coding sequence CACATCGGTGCCTTCGCCTCCTATCGAACGGCCTCGCATGAACAAATTCTGGTCCGCATCGGTTTTTCCGATCAGGACCGGGATCAGGCGGCACTTTGGTTGAAACAAGAGATTCCGGAATGGAATTTCGCGGCAGTGCGCGAGGCGGCCAGACGCGCCTGGGACGGCTCGCTGCAAATCGTCAACGTTCAAGGCGGGACAGAAGAGGAACGGATCAAGTTTTTCACCGCCCTGTACCGGGTGAACGGAGGCGAAGGGCTTTGGCGGGCCATGGGCCTTGATGAGGGGGAGCACAGGAAACGCGCGATCGCTTATGCCGGCCGTTCGGAGGAACAAGTGGTCCCTAGCCGTCACACCATCCGCGCCATGTTCATGCATCAGAATATCGGCTTTATCGCCTCAGCCTATTTGAGAGGCCTGCGTGGTTTTGATGTAGAACGGGCGTATGCCAACATGAAAATGGAATTCATGCAATCCACTAAAATTCCCTGGCGCGTCGGTCCGCCGACAGAGCTGGATGATTTTTATTTGAACCATGGTTTCTTTCCCGCCCGGCCGGCCGGGCAGGCGGAGTGGGTGTCTCAGGTCGATCCCTTTGAGAAAAGACAATGCGTGACCGTAACCCTGCAGGCCGCCTATGAGAGCTGGTGCCTGGCGCAGATGGCCCGGGAGCTGGGTAAAGAGAAGGACTGGACCTATTTCTCGGAACACGCGAGGGATTATCAAAAGGTCTACCGTTCTGAATTGGGATTCATGGCGCCGAGAACCGCGGACGGCCGTTGGGTCGAGCCGTTTGATCCCAAGTGGTCGGGCGGTCTTGGCGGCAGAGAGTATTTTGCCGAGAACAACAGCTGGTCCTATACCTGGTACGTGCCCCACGATGTGCAGGGTTTGATCGATCTGATGGGTGGGCGGGAAAGGTTTGTCGAACGCTTGGATGCGGTGTTTGTGGAGCAGTATGACCAACCGGATGGCAAGTTCCGTTTTCTTGCCCAGTTTCCCGACGAGACCGGTCTGATCGGGCAGTATTCCCACGGCAACGAGTTCACCCGCCATATCCCTTACCTGTACAACTATGCCGGCGCACCCTGGAAAACACAGCGGCGGGTGCGGCAGATTATGGATATTTGGTATGGCGCCGGGCCATTGGGTCTCTGCGGGGATGAGGACAGTGGACTCTTGTCTGTTTGGTATGTGTTTGCCGCCCTGGGCATGTCGCCGGCCAATCTGGTGTGCCCCAATTATCCAGTCTGGCTGATCTCCAGCCCGATCTTTGAACGAACGGTTCTTGCGCTGTCCGACGGCGGGAGTTTTACGATTCTTGCAAAAAACAGTTCGGCTCAGAATAAATACATTCAATCGGCCAGGTTGAACGGTGCGCCATGGGACAAACCCTGGTTTGAGCATTCACACTTGCGCCAGGGCGGCTCGTTGGAGCTGATGATGGGCGCAAAACCCAACCGGCAGTGGGGCAGCGCGCCAGAAGCGGCGCCGCCGTCTTTTTCATCGCTGGAACGGTCTAAATGA